From Mycobacterium cookii:
CGTCGACGTGGCGCAGATCTTCTTTCGCGTCGTAGCCCGGCGACCAGCGCTTCCACAGCCGCGGCAACACCCAGGACGCGGAATGCTCTGGCAGCCAGGGCAATTGGAAGTACATGATGTACCAGCTACGCAGCAGCTGGGGTGGGATCTGGGCCAGCAACCTGCCCGCATCGGGCACCTTCCCGCGAAACGCCGCAGCAGGCGGCACCGACATGATCACCGCCTTGACGAAGGGACTGTCCGGGATCGCAGCCAGCCCGTTCGCCGCCATCGCACCCCAGTCGTGGCCGATCACCACGTCACGGTCAGTACCGCCCGCCGCCGAGCGCACCTGAAGCGCGTCGTACATCAGCGCCCCGACGTGGTAGCTGCCGTCGGACGGTATCGACGACGGCGCGTAGCCACGCATGAACGGGGCCACCACTCGCCAGCCCGCTCCCGCCAATCGCGGCGCAAACTTGCGCCAGCCGTAGGCGGTATCAGGAAAGCCGTGTAGGCACAACGCGATTGGGCCGTCGGGCGGACCCCAGGTCAGCGCCTTCAATTCGACAGCAGGAGTGTGAACGTCGATCCAGCCGGGTCGGGTCATCACCTGATCCTTCACGTGGCTAGTACTGGTCGAAGTCGGAGACCAGCCAGCGTTCGCCGACCTTGTCGAGGGTCACTCGAACACTGGATTCGGTTGCTTCCGGGGCAGCGTCGCCGATCTTGACGCTTTGGTCGACGAACAACAGGACGGTCGCCTTGTTCGGCGTCACCGCCTCCGGCGCGGCCGCGGCCACGTGGGCGCTCGCGGCGACGTGTCGCTGCTTCGCGTTGGGAATCAGCTCCTGCTGCGTCCGCGTGGTGTACGTGTCGAGGAACTCGCCGGTCAACTTCTCCCGCGCGACCGCCACATCGTGGTCGACGGTGTCGAATCGGAATGTCAGCACCGAGACCGTCGAATCCGTTGCGGCCGTGACAGATTGGCTCCGGGCATCATCGATACCGCGAATCGATGAGTCTTTCCACTTCAACAAGCCCGCGGACATCGCCAGCAGCAACGCAAAACCCGGAAGCAAGCCGTAAACCAGCACGCGCGACCAATTGATCGACCGACGTTGTGTCATGACACGAACGCGACGTCGGAGACCTTGGCGACGTCGCCCACCTTCTGCACCGTTACCCGCATCCGCAGGAACCGCGGCTCGTGCGCGGGATCGGCGGACTTCACCGTTACCGCAACCAGCACCCGGCCCTGGTCGCCGGTCTGCGATTCCAGCCCGGCGTCGGTGACGGTACCCAGCAGCCGCGACCGGCTCCGGTTCGCGCTATCGACGTACGCCTGCCGCCGACGGGCGAAGCTGTCGGCGAACCCGCCGGTCGCCGAGTCCGCGATCCGTTGCGCATCAGCATCGGCGTGCTCGTAGTCGACGGTGCTGAGGTTGACCGCGACGTCCTGCGCTGTCTGGACGAAGAGGTTGCGATGCGCCTCCCGGTGCTCGGCCTCGTAGGTCCGGAAACCCAGCCAGCCAACCAACCCGGCCAACACCACGCCCGCCACGAGACCGATGACGAGGGCGATCCGCTCAACATGACCCGGCGATCGGATCGGCCGCAGGTATACGACGTCTGCCGGGCCATCATCGGGCATACGTCCTAACGTACCGACCGCTCAGACCGATGCGGCGGCGCTCTCCAAATCTGCGATAACGATCTTGCGCATGCCGTACATCGCCTGGGTGGCGGCGGTGGCCCGTGCCGGATCCGGGTGGCTGACCAGTTCATACAGCCGGTTGGGAACGACCTGCCAGCTCAGACCGAATCGGTCCTTGCACCAGCCGCACTGCGACTCCTGGCCGCCGTCGGTGAGCCGGTCCCAGTAGTAGTCGACCTCGTCCTGGTCCTTGCAGTTGATGGTGAACGACACCGCCTCGTTGAACGTGAAGTGCGGGCCGCCGTTGATCCCGATGAACCGGTTGCCGTCCAGCACAAAGGTGCCGGACAGGACCGAGCCGGGCTCGCCGGGTCCGGCGTCGGTGCTTCGGTTGAGGAACTCGATCTTCGAGTTCGGGAAGATCGACGTGTAGAACGTCGCCGCCTCCTCCAAGTTGTGGTCGAACCACAGCGAGGGCGTGATCGCGGGCATTACCGCCTCCTGTTCATCGTCGGATATGTCTCATGGGTAGACCCCGGCGACGGCGAAAAGTCATCTCGGTAACGTCAGAGTGCGATCGACGAGAGGACCGCCCGTGACAACCGTGAGCAGCGCTCCGCAGACAGTCGAGTTTTCCGGTGTTCAGGGGCTCACCCTGATCGCCGACGAGTGGAATCGCGGCGCCGACGCGGCGGCCGATCGGCCGACCGTGCTGATGTTGCACGGCGGAGGCCAGAATCGGCATTCCTGGAAGAACACCGGCCAGATCCTGGCCGACGAGGGCTTCCACGTGGTCGCGCTGGACAGCCGGGGCCACGGCGACAGCGATCGCGCGCCCGACGCCGATTACGACGTCGACACGATGACCGCCGACGTCATGCAGGTGCTCGACGCCATCGACCGGCAGGTGATGCTGATCGGAGCGAGCATGGGCGGATTGACCGGCATCTTGGCCGCCGATCAGGCCGGACCCGACCGCATCACGGGGTTGGTGCTGGTCGACGTCGTGCCACGGTTCGAGAAGAACGGCAGCGCCCGCATCCGCGACTTCATGTTCAGCGGCCTGCACGGTTTCGGCTCACTCGACGAGGCAGCCGACGCCGTCGCCGCCTATCTCCCGTATCGGAAGAAGCCGCGTAGCCCCGAGGGACTGAAGAAGAACCTGCGGCTGCGCGACGGCCGTTGGTACTGGCACTGGGATCCTGCCTTCATGACCAAGCCCGGCGACGACCCGGAATTGCGAACCGAGAAGTTCGAGCACGCCGCCGCGGGCCTGACGATTCCGGTGTTGCTGATCCGCGGCAAGCTCTCCGATGTGGTCAGCCCGGAAGGCGTCCAGCACTTTCTGGAGACCGTGCCCAACGCCGAGTTCGTCGAGTTGTCCGGTGCAGGCCACACCGCGGCGGGCGACGACAACGATGCCTTCAGCGACGTCGTGGTGGCATTCGCGACGCGTTAGCGACTGTTTAGCCGCCCACGCCCGGCTTCTCGGCATGCCCACCGAACTGCTTGCGCATGGCCGACAGCGCCTTGTTGGCGAAGTCGTCGAGACTCCGCGAGGCGAAACGGGACTGCAGCGCGGTCGTCAGCACTGGTGCGGGCACGCCCTCGTCGATCGCCGCGATCGCCGTCCACCTGCCCTCGCCGGAGTCAGAGACCCGCCCGGAGAACTCCTTCAGCTCAGGCGATTCGTGCAACGCGATCGCGGTCAGGTCCAGCAGCCACGAACCGACGACGCTGCCCCGCCGCCACACCTCGGCGACGTCGGCGATGTCGAAGTTGTACTGATAGCACTCGGGGTTCGACAGAGGCGCGGTCTCGGCGTCGCCGGCCTCGATGCGCTTGCCGATGTCGGCATTACGCAGGATGTTCAGCCCTTCGGCGAGCGAGGCCATCATTCCGTATTCGATCCCGTTGTGCACCATCTTCACGAAGTGCCCGGCGCCGGTCGGACCGCAATGGAGATAACCCTTCTCTGGCTGCGCGACCTCCCCCTCGCGGCCGGGGGTACGCGGTGCGGCGTCCACGCCCGGCGCGATGATCGAGAACAACGGCTCGGCATGCTCGAAGGCGTAGTCATCGCCGCCGATCATCAGGCAGTAGCCGCGCTCGCGGCCCCACACGCCACCGCTGGTGCCGCAGTCGATGAGGTGAATGCCCTTCTCGGACAGCGTCTTCGCGTGTTTCAGGTCGTCGCGGTAATACGAGTTGCCGCCATCGATGACGATGTCGCCCTTCTCCAGCGTCGTCGCCAGCTCGTCGATCACCCCGGTGGTGATTGTGCCGGCGGGCACCATTACCCAGACAACCCTTGGCGCACTGAGCTTTTCGGCTAGATCCGACAGCGACGACGCTCCGGTGATGTTGTCGACGCCGGCGAAGGACTTCACCACGTCCGGATCATGGTCGTAGACCACGCCCTCATGTCCGGCATCGACCACTCGGCGGATGATGTTGCCGCCCATTCGGCCCAAACCGATCATCCCTAGTTGCATGGTGTCTCGCTTCCTTAGTGGTGGTTGTCGGCTAGCCACGGCTGTTGCCAGCTGCGATGTCCGCGTAACAAATCGCGCGCCGCGTCCGGCCCCCACGAGCCCGGTTCGTAGCGATGGATCTCGCCGGGGTTGTCCAGCAACGGCTGCACGATCCGCCAGGTCTCTTCGATGGCGTCCTCGCGGGCGAACAGTTGGTGATCCCCGGTCAGCGCACCGTGCAGCAGCCGCTCGTATGGCAGCAGCGGCTCGCCCAGGTCGGCCATGAACGACGAATCCAGGTGCAGGTCGCGCCAGCGGTCGCCGTCCAGTGCCGTCAACTGGATGCGCAGTCCGGGATCGGGGTCGATGCGCAGGATGATCTGGTTGGGCTCGGCCCGCCTGCGCTCCGGCAGGAAACTGAGCGACGGGACGCGGTGGGTGAACAACCGCACCTCGGTCACGCGCTCCGTCATCGCCTTGCCCGCTCGCAGGAAGATCGGCACACCGTGCCATCGCCAGTTGTCGATCTCCACCCGCATCGCGACGAAGGTCTCGGTCTGCGAATTCTTGGCGACGCCGTCCACGTCGGTGTAGCCGCGGTACTGACCCCGGACGCAGCGGTCCGGGTCCACCGCCGCTATCGCCCGCAGCACGTCGGCCTTCCTGTCGTTCAGGTCGTCAGCGCTCGGGCCGACCGGCGGCTCCATCGCCACGCCGGCAAGCACCTGCAGCAGATGGTTCTGCACGACGTCGCGCAGCGCGCCGACCCCGTCGTAGAACTTGCCGCGGTCGTCGACGCCGAAGTCCTCGGCCATGGTGATCTGAATCTCGGAGATGACGTGGCGATTCCACAACTCGACCAGGGCCAGGTTGCCGAAGCGCAGGTACTCCAGTTCGACGACCGGCTCTTTGCCCAAGAAGTGGTCCACCCGGAAGAGCTGCTCTTCGCCCAACAGGGCACGCAGCCGGGCGTTGAGTTCGCGGGCAGAGGTCAGGTCGTGACCGAAGGGCTTCTCCACCGCGACGCGGGAACGCTTCAGCAGGCCGGCCTTGCCCAGGTTCTCCACGATCGGCGCGAACAGCGAGGGCGGCATCTCCAGGTAGTAGAGGCACTGATGCTTCGAACCGATCTGCTTGGCCAGCGCGTCGTACAGTGCACTGTCGGTGACGACGTCACCGTGCAGGTAGGACAACCTGCCGGCCAACTTGTCGAACACCTTGTCGTCGATCTTCTCGCCGGCCCCCGCGATCGCCTCGCGGGCCCGCTTGACCAACTCGTCCTTGCTGATGTCGTCGCTGGCCACCCCAACGATCGGACACTGCAGCAATCCCCGGCGCTCGAGGCGGTAGAGGGCCTGGAAGGTCATCTTGCGGGCCAAGTCGCCGGTGATCCCGAAGATCACCAGCAGGTCTGAGTCGCTATCGCCGCCTTCGGCCAATCGGGACCTCCACGAAAAGTCGACTAGTCAGCACGGACTGCACACTTGCAAACGATCCCGCGGCCAGCCTCAACCCTAAACACTGCACTTCGGCCCGACAACCAGAACAGAGCAGATATGTAGCCGCTCACGCAACCGGACAAACACCCGC
This genomic window contains:
- a CDS encoding glucose-6-phosphate dehydrogenase, with product MAEGGDSDSDLLVIFGITGDLARKMTFQALYRLERRGLLQCPIVGVASDDISKDELVKRAREAIAGAGEKIDDKVFDKLAGRLSYLHGDVVTDSALYDALAKQIGSKHQCLYYLEMPPSLFAPIVENLGKAGLLKRSRVAVEKPFGHDLTSARELNARLRALLGEEQLFRVDHFLGKEPVVELEYLRFGNLALVELWNRHVISEIQITMAEDFGVDDRGKFYDGVGALRDVVQNHLLQVLAGVAMEPPVGPSADDLNDRKADVLRAIAAVDPDRCVRGQYRGYTDVDGVAKNSQTETFVAMRVEIDNWRWHGVPIFLRAGKAMTERVTEVRLFTHRVPSLSFLPERRRAEPNQIILRIDPDPGLRIQLTALDGDRWRDLHLDSSFMADLGEPLLPYERLLHGALTGDHQLFAREDAIEETWRIVQPLLDNPGEIHRYEPGSWGPDAARDLLRGHRSWQQPWLADNHH
- a CDS encoding VOC family protein; translated protein: MPAITPSLWFDHNLEEAATFYTSIFPNSKIEFLNRSTDAGPGEPGSVLSGTFVLDGNRFIGINGGPHFTFNEAVSFTINCKDQDEVDYYWDRLTDGGQESQCGWCKDRFGLSWQVVPNRLYELVSHPDPARATAATQAMYGMRKIVIADLESAAASV
- a CDS encoding mammalian cell entry protein; amino-acid sequence: MPDDGPADVVYLRPIRSPGHVERIALVIGLVAGVVLAGLVGWLGFRTYEAEHREAHRNLFVQTAQDVAVNLSTVDYEHADADAQRIADSATGGFADSFARRRQAYVDSANRSRSRLLGTVTDAGLESQTGDQGRVLVAVTVKSADPAHEPRFLRMRVTVQKVGDVAKVSDVAFVS
- a CDS encoding alpha/beta fold hydrolase gives rise to the protein MTRPGWIDVHTPAVELKALTWGPPDGPIALCLHGFPDTAYGWRKFAPRLAGAGWRVVAPFMRGYAPSSIPSDGSYHVGALMYDALQVRSAAGGTDRDVVIGHDWGAMAANGLAAIPDSPFVKAVIMSVPPAAAFRGKVPDAGRLLAQIPPQLLRSWYIMYFQLPWLPEHSASWVLPRLWKRWSPGYDAKEDLRHVDAAIGTPESWRAALGPYRATIRNTRPPAQYRELHRQWTSAPKLPSLYLHGRDDGCMTSAFTHWTGRALPEGSDVTVVDHAGHFLQLDQPDRAADLVLDFIGAAG
- the gnd gene encoding phosphogluconate dehydrogenase (NAD(+)-dependent, decarboxylating) encodes the protein MQLGMIGLGRMGGNIIRRVVDAGHEGVVYDHDPDVVKSFAGVDNITGASSLSDLAEKLSAPRVVWVMVPAGTITTGVIDELATTLEKGDIVIDGGNSYYRDDLKHAKTLSEKGIHLIDCGTSGGVWGRERGYCLMIGGDDYAFEHAEPLFSIIAPGVDAAPRTPGREGEVAQPEKGYLHCGPTGAGHFVKMVHNGIEYGMMASLAEGLNILRNADIGKRIEAGDAETAPLSNPECYQYNFDIADVAEVWRRGSVVGSWLLDLTAIALHESPELKEFSGRVSDSGEGRWTAIAAIDEGVPAPVLTTALQSRFASRSLDDFANKALSAMRKQFGGHAEKPGVGG
- a CDS encoding alpha/beta fold hydrolase; this translates as MTTVSSAPQTVEFSGVQGLTLIADEWNRGADAAADRPTVLMLHGGGQNRHSWKNTGQILADEGFHVVALDSRGHGDSDRAPDADYDVDTMTADVMQVLDAIDRQVMLIGASMGGLTGILAADQAGPDRITGLVLVDVVPRFEKNGSARIRDFMFSGLHGFGSLDEAADAVAAYLPYRKKPRSPEGLKKNLRLRDGRWYWHWDPAFMTKPGDDPELRTEKFEHAAAGLTIPVLLIRGKLSDVVSPEGVQHFLETVPNAEFVELSGAGHTAAGDDNDAFSDVVVAFATR